The window CTCCAGCTGACGGGGGTGAATGTTCGGCCCGATGTCGGTGGTCTCGTCCCGCGGGTCGCCCTGTTCCAGAGCCGTGGCCTTCTCGACGAAACGCCGAGTGAACTCTTCGGCGACCGTCTCCTCGACCAGCAGCCGGGTGCCCGCCAGACAGACCTGACCGGCGTTGTCGTACTGCTCCACGGCGAGGTCGACGGCCAGCTCGAGATCGGCGTCGGCGAACACCAACAGCGGTGATTTGCCGCCGAGTTCGAGGCTCAGGGGCGTCAGCTGCGCTGCGGCCGACTCCGCGATCCGCTTCGCGGTCGGCACGGACCCCGTGAAGCTGATCCGGCGCACGTCCGGATGCGAGGTCAGGGCATCCCCGATCTCCGAGCCGTACCCCTGCACGACATTCAGCACCCCGGCCGGCAACCCCGCCTCGGCCGCGATGTCGGCCAGCAGGGAAGCGGTCAGCGGAGACCACTCCGCCGGCTTGAGAACGACGGTGTTCCCCGCGGCGAGGGCGGGGGCGACCTTCCAGGTGGCCAGCATCAGGGGGGCGTTCCAGGGCGTGATCAACACGCAGGGACCTGCCGGGTCCCATGAGACGTGATTGGTGTGACCGCGCGTCTCGAAGTCCTCGTGGTCGAGCGACAGCAGCCAGTCGGCGAAGAAGCGGAAGTTGTGCGCGACGCGGGGTATCACACCCCTGCGGTGCGAGCGCAGAAGGGCGCCGTTGTCGGTCGTCTCGACGATCGCCAGCTCTTCGATCCGCTTCTCGACGCCGTCGGCTATGGCGTGGAGGAGGCGGGCACGTTCGGTTCGGGGGGTGGCGGCCCATTCCGGGAAGGCGTCCCGGGCGGCGGCGACCGCGGCTTCGGCCTCGGCGGGACCGCCCCGGGCTATCTCACCGAGGGCACTGCCGTCGATCGGAGAGTGGTCGGCGAAAGTGCCGGCGGAGGCGACGCGCTCACCGCCGATCCAGTGCCGGGTGTCGACGGAGACACCGGCGACAGTGATCTTGTCAGGCATGAGAAGAGTTCCCTTCAGAAGAGGGGCTGTGCACGTCCTCAGGGGCGCGGGGAACTGCGCGACCAGCCACAACGAACCCGCACCCACCCACAAACCTCACTCGGCAGACACCCCCGACGTACCGACCTCCAAGAGCCGCCCCCCATCCCAAACCACCCCCACCTGCCGGAAATACGCAGCGATCGGCTCACGCACCTCCAGCCGCGCCAACTCCTCCGTAGGCGCCTCGAACAACTCCAACTCCGCATCACCCAGCCACGGCTGCCCACCCTCGAACGAAGCCGCCCCGGACTCGATCAGCTCATCGAGAGCCAGCCCCTTCCCCGTCTCGATGGACGGCAGCCACCGGTGATGAGCCATGGGATGCGCATTGACGAAGCCGCCACTCTCAGAGGGCTCGCGCAGCGTCACCACGGCCTGAGCCAACCGCCGATCCGCCGCGGCCAATGTCGCCCCGAACCGCGCGCCCGCCTCGATCCGCGGCGCGGGCCCGTACGGATGCGGCCGCGTCTGATGGATGGACCCGAGCTTCTTCGGATACCCCTGGTGCAGCCCCCGCGCGATCGCGAAGTCCTTGTCGACCCAGATGTAGACGCACCGCGAGTAGGTCCGCCCGCGGAACCCGCACCGCACGACCGCGAACGCCTCCTTGTACTGCGCCCGCACAGGATCGAGCAGCTCCTCCCCCGCCCCCGAGCACGACTGCCAGTCCGCCCAGATCAGGGCGACGGCCCCCGGATCCTCATCGGCCAACTCCAATGGCTCGGGCAGCAGTTCACGCACCCGCGCGGGATCAGTGCGGTACTCGACCGTGAGCAGATCACCGGAGTAGCGCCACGGCGGCGCGGGAATCAGCGACGAGGCACCGCTCGCCGTCTTGGGCTGGAAGTAACCACGAACAACGGTCACTTGAGGGCTCCTTGCACAGTGAGGGCGGGCTGCTTCAGCAGCTCGGCGCGGTAACGGGCGGCACCCCGCGTGGCGGCCGGTGCGCCGAGCGCGACGACCCCGACCAGCAGTCCGTCGCGGTGGTAGCCGACCAGGACGTCCCCCGACGGATCGCCGTCGAGGACCCGGACGTCGCCGAGCCCCAGGACGGGCGCGCCGAAGGACTGGAGCCGGAAGTCGTGCTGGTCGCTCCAGAAGGTCGGCAACGGCGCGAAGGGCGTCAGGCCGGCCACGCCGCCGACCAACACTTTCGCGGCATGCTTGGCCGAGTCCGCCGGGACGGACCAGTGCTCGACCCTGCGCGGCACCCCGTCGTAGCGGGCATTGGGAAAGCGGGCGACATCGCCGACGGCCACGACTTCGGGCCGGCCGCCGACGCGCAGGTGTGCGTCGGTGAGCACACCGTCGTCCAGGTCGAGTCCGTTGCCGCCCAGCCACTCCGTATTGGCGACCGAGCCGACGGACTCCACCACCACATCGGCGTCCAGCACGGAGCCGTCGCCCAGGACGACACCGGTGACGCGGTCCTGCCCCTCGAACCCGGCGACAGCCGCGCCGAGCACGAAACGCACCCCCCGTTCCTCGTGCCGTCGCAAGAGCGCGCGGGCGAGCAGCTCGCCGAGCGGCCCGACCATCGGCAGGGGCAGCGGCTCGACCACCGTCACCTCGGCCGCGCCCAGTCCGACGGCCGTCGCGGCGACCTCGCAGCCGATGAATCCCGCCCCGACCACGACCACCCGCACCCCGGGCCGGGTGAGTTCGCCCCGCAGGGCCTGGGCGTCGTCGATCGTGCGGACGGTGTGGCGACCGGCGGCAGGCCCGGGGCAGCGCAGCCGCCGGGGCCGCATGCCGGTGGCGATGACCAGACCGTCGTAGGAGAGCTCCGAGCCGTCGTCCAGCTCGACGGTTCGCTCGGCGAGCCGGGCCGCGACCGCCTTCGTGCCCAGCCGCCACTCCACGTCCGCGACGGACGCCTTCGGAGTGAAGGCCAGAGACGCGAAGTCCGCCTTGCCCGCGAGGACCTCCTTGGACAGCGGGGGCCGGTTGTACGGCGGGTGCGGCTCGTCGCCGATCACCGTGATGCCGCCGGTCCAGCCGGCGGTGCGTAGCTGCTCGGCCGCGCGCAGGCCGCCCAGGGAGGCGCCGGCCACGACGATGCGCCCGCTCATGTCAGTCCTCGATCCGGATGGCCTGGAGCGGGCAGACGTCCGCGGCCTCCTCGACCTCGTCGCGCAGCGCGTCGTCGGGGTCGGGGACGTACGCCAGGCGGCCGGTGTCGTCCATGTGGAAGACGTCGGGGGCCGCGAAGACGCACTGGCCGTGGTCCTGGCACTTGTTCATGTCGACGACGACCTTCATGGCCGGTCCTCCTGAATGTGAGGGCGTCGAAGGGGGAAAGGGGGCCCGGCCGGAAGGGGCCGGGCCCCGGCCAACGGGGTGCGGTGAGCCGCGTCCCGAACTCGTTTGGCTTCAAACAAGGTAGGCAGGGGCAGGGGTCTGGTCAATAGCTATCCGGATGGATAAATTCTTGCCCCCGCCCCCTTGCGGCACCCCTCGCCCAGCCCTACCGTTTGGCATCAAACAAGCACCGGGTGGTCCCTGGCTCCGCCGCGCCCGGCCTGCTCGCTCTCCCGCCACCCGCCTCCCCGGCCCTCGTGTCCCGGAGGTGTCCCGA of the Streptomyces koelreuteriae genome contains:
- a CDS encoding aldehyde dehydrogenase produces the protein MPDKITVAGVSVDTRHWIGGERVASAGTFADHSPIDGSALGEIARGGPAEAEAAVAAARDAFPEWAATPRTERARLLHAIADGVEKRIEELAIVETTDNGALLRSHRRGVIPRVAHNFRFFADWLLSLDHEDFETRGHTNHVSWDPAGPCVLITPWNAPLMLATWKVAPALAAGNTVVLKPAEWSPLTASLLADIAAEAGLPAGVLNVVQGYGSEIGDALTSHPDVRRISFTGSVPTAKRIAESAAAQLTPLSLELGGKSPLLVFADADLELAVDLAVEQYDNAGQVCLAGTRLLVEETVAEEFTRRFVEKATALEQGDPRDETTDIGPNIHPRQLEKIDGFVRRAVAAGARTVIGGHRKDGQYYAPTLLTDVAQDSEIVQEEVFGPVLTLQTFAGEDEAVRLANDTRFGLAATVVTGDRDRAERVTARLVAGTVWVNCFFVRDLQAPFGGSRQSGVGREGGTWSFDFYCDLKNTVTAPKGWNQDHG
- a CDS encoding acetoacetate decarboxylase family protein, which codes for MTVVRGYFQPKTASGASSLIPAPPWRYSGDLLTVEYRTDPARVRELLPEPLELADEDPGAVALIWADWQSCSGAGEELLDPVRAQYKEAFAVVRCGFRGRTYSRCVYIWVDKDFAIARGLHQGYPKKLGSIHQTRPHPYGPAPRIEAGARFGATLAAADRRLAQAVVTLREPSESGGFVNAHPMAHHRWLPSIETGKGLALDELIESGAASFEGGQPWLGDAELELFEAPTEELARLEVREPIAAYFRQVGVVWDGGRLLEVGTSGVSAE
- a CDS encoding NAD(P)/FAD-dependent oxidoreductase, which codes for MSGRIVVAGASLGGLRAAEQLRTAGWTGGITVIGDEPHPPYNRPPLSKEVLAGKADFASLAFTPKASVADVEWRLGTKAVAARLAERTVELDDGSELSYDGLVIATGMRPRRLRCPGPAAGRHTVRTIDDAQALRGELTRPGVRVVVVGAGFIGCEVAATAVGLGAAEVTVVEPLPLPMVGPLGELLARALLRRHEERGVRFVLGAAVAGFEGQDRVTGVVLGDGSVLDADVVVESVGSVANTEWLGGNGLDLDDGVLTDAHLRVGGRPEVVAVGDVARFPNARYDGVPRRVEHWSVPADSAKHAAKVLVGGVAGLTPFAPLPTFWSDQHDFRLQSFGAPVLGLGDVRVLDGDPSGDVLVGYHRDGLLVGVVALGAPAATRGAARYRAELLKQPALTVQGALK
- a CDS encoding ferredoxin, giving the protein MKVVVDMNKCQDHGQCVFAAPDVFHMDDTGRLAYVPDPDDALRDEVEEAADVCPLQAIRIED